Part of the Halomarina litorea genome is shown below.
TCCGTCGACGGGGAGGCGGCGGACGCTCCCGCCCGTGATGCCGATGTACAGGTCGCCGTTCTAGTCGAACGCGACGTTTTCCGGGACGGGGTCGGTCACGGAGACGACTCGCTCGACGTGTTCGGCGGCCGTCGCGGCCCCCGTTGCGCTGGTGCCGACCAGCGTGCCGAGGACGCCCGCACCCGTCGCACCGAGGAACAGCCGTCGTGAGAGTTCCATACGTCCCGAAGGGTCGCAGCGACGATAACGCTGCAGACACCGGTGGACGAGACGCCGGACCGAGCCTTCCCGTCAGTCGTATCTGGTGACGGGTCGGTCGATGTCGGCTCGTCGTCCGTCTTCCGGGTGTCGGCTTCCGCGAGAACTCATCAGGTGGGCGACGGGAGGGAGTCCGCGAGGAGGACGGCGAGGAGCGCTGACCGCAACCGCGTCCGATAAGTGGATGTGACCGCAAGGTGAGGTATGCACTACCGTACGCTCGGCGATTCGGGAGTCGAGGTCTCCGAAGTTGGCTTCGGCGCGTGGGTCGTCGGCACGGACTGGTGGGGTGACCGGAGCGAAGAACAGGCCATCGAGATGGTCAGACACGCCCTCGACCGGGGCATCACGTACTTCGACACAGGCGACGTCTACGGCCACGGTCGCTCCGAGGAACTCGTCGGCGAGGCACTCGCGGACGTCCGCGACGAGGTGACCATCGGCACCAAGGTCGGCTACGACTTCTACAACAACCCGCAGGCGGGTCACGGCGAACTCCCGAAGGAGATGGACCCCGAGTACCTCCGGGAGGCCCTCGATACGTCCCTGGAGCGCCTCGGGACGGACTACGTCGACCTGCTCCAGTTGCACAACGCCAACGTCGGCGAGGTCACGCCCGAGGTCCTCGACCTCCTCGACGAGTGGCGCGAGGAGGGGAAGGTGGACGCCATCGGGTGGGCGCTCGGTCCCTCCATCGGGTGGCTGGCGGAGGGCGAGGCCGCCGCCGACCACGACTTCGACGCCGTCCAGACGGTGTTCAACCTCTTCGAGCAGACGCCCGGCCGCCACTTCATCGACCACATCCGCGAGATGGGCGCGAACACGAGCGTCATCGCGCGCGTCCCGCACTCCTCGGGCCTGCTGAACGAGCAGGTCCGCCCGGACACCGAACTGGAGGAGGGCGACCACCGCGCCTACCGGCCCGACGCGTGGTACGAGACGGGCTGGGAGAAGATAGAGAACCTGCGGTTCCTCGAACGCGACGGCCAGCGCACGATGGGGCAGGCCGCCATCCAGTGGCTCCTGAGCCACGACGAGGTGGCGAGCGTCACGCCCACCTTCCGCACCCGCGAGGACATCGACGAGTGGGCCGCCGCCAGCGAAACGCCGCCGCTCTCGCCCGCCGAGGTCGACCGCGTGGAGGACCTCCGCGCGGAGAACTTCGGCGTCACCGACGACGACGGGATGGACAGCCTCCGGTCCTCGGTCGAGGGCGAGGACCTCGAAGGGACCGGCAAGCAGTGGGCCGGTCGCTGAACGCGAACTGACGGTTCGACTCGATTACTCCCGTTCGACGCCGAATGCGCCGACCGGCGGGACCAGCGCGGCCACTAGCCAACCAATCAGACAGAGGAGCGTAGACGGCGACGACCGGGGCGGGGTCCGCGGGGAGGCCGGACACACCTCCGGATCGGAGGGGACTGCTGTAGCGCTCCTGTCGCCTACGGCCACGGGTCGCCCGGTCCCGTGTGGTCCTCGTCGCGGGCGAACGGCGAGTTCGCCGTCGCCAGCAGGCGCGGCGACTCGTTGCTCTCGACGAGGGTACAGGCGTCCTCGCGGGTCAGACCGGACTCGAAGTCCACGACGCCCGAGGGTGGCCACACCGAGATGCGGTCGAACCCCCCGCCCGCCGCCCGCAGGAACACGTCCGCCGCGCCGTCCTGCACCACGAGACAGAGCGACCCGCGCGTCGCCCGGAGCGCCTCGACCAGCGTGCGGGCGTCGACCGACGCCAACTCGCCGCCCTGCGCTGCCTCCCAGACGATACGGCAGGGCTGGCTGTCGGAATACGAGAGGAGTAGCCGGCGGACCGCCTCGTCGTTCATGCAGTGTGGTAACACGCTTGGAGAATCCATAAATCGTCTGGTCGGCCCACCCGGATACTTGGCCGGGGGCGGGCCACCCCTCGTATGGAACGACGACGCGTCTCGTCGGGAACCGAGTTGGAGTCGCAAGTGGGCTACTCGCGGGCCGTCCGCGTCGGAGAGCGGGTGCTCGTCTCGGGGACGACGACGGCGACCCGCTGGACGCCGGGCCGCACGGACAGACCGAACGCGCCCTCGAACTGGTCGGGCGGGCGCTCCGGGAGGCGGGCGCGGGACTGGGCGACGTGGTCCGGACCCGCATCTACGTCACCGACATCGACGACTGGGAGGCCGTCGGGCGCGCCCACGGCGAGGCGTTCGGCGACGTGCGCCCGGCGGCGACGATGGTGGAGGTGAGCGCGCTCGTGGACCCGGCGCTGTGCGTCGAGGTGGAGGCGGAGGCGGTGCTGGGGGAGTAGGAGATCGAAAACCGCGGTCGGACCCTAGAGTTCGTCGAGTTTGCGGAGTAACTGCCCCCGGTACTGTTCGTCGCTGCGCATCCCCTTCATCTCGATGACGTTGCGTTCGAGTTTGTCGAGGGCGACGCGGAAGCCCGACTCGGCGCCGTAGCCCTCGCCGGACCCGGCGACCTGTCCCCGGTTCGTGCGCAGGCGAATCTGGCACTGGATGAGGGGCGTCCCGCGGAGCTTCTCGCGGTGTTTCTGGAACCGCACGTGGGCGTGCTGGACCGACATCTGCTGGTACTTCTGGACGACCTGTTCGATGCTCTGGCGGATGTCGTCGCGCGTGATGGTGTCCAGCAGGTCGATGTTCGTTATCTGGACGTCCATGTGTTCCTCCTCCGTGTAGCTCAGCGCGCGGAGGATGTCCGTCTTGGTGAGGATGCCCGCGGGCATCGAGTCGTCGTACTCGGGCGTGACGACGAGGCCGGAGTAGCCGTACTCGAACATGAGTTCGACCGCCTCGTCGACGGTGTCCTCCAGGTCGATGGTGACGACGGGACTCGACATCTCGTCGTACACCGGCAGGTCGAGGATGCGGTCGATGTCGCCCGCGCGGTCACCCTCGGTGGCCTTCGACATGGTGCGGACGGCCACGTCCACGATGTCGTGGGTGGTGACCATCCCCGAGAGCCGTCCGTCCTCGTTGACGACCGGCAGGCGAGAGATACCGTTCTCCCGCAGAAGGTTGATGGCCCGCCCGATGTGGGTGTCCTCGGTGACGGTGACGATGTTGTCGGTGTAGATCTGTTCGACGGTCAGCACGTCGAGGTTGTCGACGACGGCGTCGAGGATGGCGTCGGCGGTGACGATACCCCAGAGGCCGTCGCCCTCGAACACCGGCGCGACTTTGGTTCCGCCCTCGACCAGCATCCGGGCGACGTCGCGGATGTCGGCGGTCCGTTCGACCTTGGGGGCCGCCTTCACCATCGCACCCGCCTTGGTGTCGTCTTCCACGTGCGACTGGAGGAGTTGTTGCTGGGTGATGACGCCGGTGTAGCCCCCATCGTTCGTGACGATGACTCCTCTCGGGTTCTCGTGTTCGAAGATAGAACGGACCTTCGAGAGGCGTTCGTCGGCGTCGACCTCGACGTACTCTCGGGTCGCGATGTCTGCGATGTCCATGGGTCTCTCCTCC
Proteins encoded:
- a CDS encoding CBS domain-containing protein, giving the protein MDIADIATREYVEVDADERLSKVRSIFEHENPRGVIVTNDGGYTGVITQQQLLQSHVEDDTKAGAMVKAAPKVERTADIRDVARMLVEGGTKVAPVFEGDGLWGIVTADAILDAVVDNLDVLTVEQIYTDNIVTVTEDTHIGRAINLLRENGISRLPVVNEDGRLSGMVTTHDIVDVAVRTMSKATEGDRAGDIDRILDLPVYDEMSSPVVTIDLEDTVDEAVELMFEYGYSGLVVTPEYDDSMPAGILTKTDILRALSYTEEEHMDVQITNIDLLDTITRDDIRQSIEQVVQKYQQMSVQHAHVRFQKHREKLRGTPLIQCQIRLRTNRGQVAGSGEGYGAESGFRVALDKLERNVIEMKGMRSDEQYRGQLLRKLDEL
- a CDS encoding aldo/keto reductase gives rise to the protein MHYRTLGDSGVEVSEVGFGAWVVGTDWWGDRSEEQAIEMVRHALDRGITYFDTGDVYGHGRSEELVGEALADVRDEVTIGTKVGYDFYNNPQAGHGELPKEMDPEYLREALDTSLERLGTDYVDLLQLHNANVGEVTPEVLDLLDEWREEGKVDAIGWALGPSIGWLAEGEAAADHDFDAVQTVFNLFEQTPGRHFIDHIREMGANTSVIARVPHSSGLLNEQVRPDTELEEGDHRAYRPDAWYETGWEKIENLRFLERDGQRTMGQAAIQWLLSHDEVASVTPTFRTREDIDEWAAASETPPLSPAEVDRVEDLRAENFGVTDDDGMDSLRSSVEGEDLEGTGKQWAGR